One window from the genome of Candidatus Desulfarcum epimagneticum encodes:
- a CDS encoding Antitoxin — translation MRKEYDFEKMKGRKNPYAKHLKKQVTIRMSVDIIEYFKELADETGVPYQNLINLYLRDCVQSNRRPSLTWSS, via the coding sequence ATGAGGAAAGAATATGATTTTGAAAAAATGAAAGGACGTAAAAATCCTTATGCTAAACATTTAAAAAAACAAGTTACCATTCGGATGAGCGTCGATATCATCGAATATTTCAAAGAATTGGCAGACGAAACAGGAGTCCCCTATCAAAATTTAATTAATCTCTATTTGCGTGATTGTGTTCAATCAAATCGCAGACCATCTTTAACCTGGTCATCATAA
- a CDS encoding Multidrug DMT transporter permease, with translation MKKTREMSLAGAAVIVMICVMFGANAAAIKITLQGMGVFASGFFRFSLAAAILFFWAKATGRSLKLEKKNVKQVLIVTCAFSVQFALFILGISKTSASRAALLINLQPFCVLVLAHIFIKGDRITPMRLGGMVIGFLGVACLFAIKGDADVRFRPGDFLVAATALVWACNAIYLKTFIEKVSVFTVTFYHLLLSLPFFLAMSLVFDDAMITAVTPSIAAAFLYQAAACTAFGFIAWNAMLKKYKASAMHSFLFIMPISGVFFSFLILKEPLTQNIAAALALIAAGIVISQWKRETPCKKALPHH, from the coding sequence ATGAAAAAAACCAGGGAAATGTCGCTCGCCGGAGCGGCGGTCATCGTCATGATCTGCGTCATGTTCGGGGCCAACGCCGCGGCCATTAAAATCACCCTTCAAGGCATGGGCGTTTTCGCCTCGGGCTTTTTCCGCTTCTCTTTGGCCGCCGCCATTCTTTTCTTCTGGGCCAAAGCCACGGGCCGATCCCTTAAGCTGGAGAAAAAAAACGTCAAGCAGGTTTTGATCGTCACCTGCGCTTTTTCAGTTCAGTTCGCCCTTTTTATCCTGGGAATCAGCAAAACCTCGGCGTCCCGCGCCGCCCTTCTCATCAATCTCCAGCCGTTCTGCGTGCTGGTTCTGGCCCATATTTTTATCAAAGGGGACCGGATCACACCCATGAGACTCGGGGGAATGGTCATCGGCTTTCTGGGCGTGGCCTGTCTTTTCGCGATCAAAGGCGACGCCGACGTCCGCTTCAGGCCCGGGGACTTCCTGGTGGCGGCCACGGCCCTTGTGTGGGCGTGCAACGCCATTTATTTGAAAACCTTCATCGAAAAGGTCTCGGTTTTCACCGTCACCTTTTATCATCTTCTGCTTTCGCTGCCGTTTTTCCTGGCCATGTCCCTGGTCTTTGACGACGCCATGATCACGGCCGTCACCCCGTCCATCGCGGCGGCGTTTTTATACCAGGCGGCGGCGTGCACCGCATTCGGATTCATCGCGTGGAACGCCATGCTGAAAAAATACAAGGCGTCGGCCATGCATTCCTTTCTTTTCATCATGCCCATCAGCGGGGTCTTTTTCAGCTTCCTGATTTTAAAGGAGCCCCTGACCCAAAACATCGCCGCGGCCCTGGCGCTCATCGCGGCGGGGATTGTGATCTCACAGTGGAAGCGGGAGACGCCCTGCAAGAAGGCGCTGCCCCACCATTGA
- a CDS encoding conserved hypothetical protein (Evidence 4 : Unknown function but conserved in other organisms) — MEKNKLSSISKASTYEKMGEFWDSHDFTEFDDERTVDVRFEISCKISVEPDLLSSIEKHARLRKIDTETLVNLWLHEKLSQVNADMRPLG, encoded by the coding sequence ATGGAAAAAAATAAATTAAGCAGTATATCAAAAGCAAGCACATATGAAAAGATGGGAGAATTCTGGGATTCACATGATTTCACGGAATTTGATGATGAGAGAACTGTTGATGTCAGATTTGAAATATCCTGCAAAATATCTGTGGAGCCTGATTTGTTATCATCCATTGAAAAACATGCAAGGCTTAGAAAAATAGACACAGAGACATTGGTGAATCTATGGCTGCATGAAAAGCTGAGTCAAGTCAATGCTGACATGCGCCCATTAGGATAA
- a CDS encoding CopG family transcriptional regulator — MITLRLDPKLEKAINNTARNLGMTKSELIRKSIDEYLGKLAKPNAWNAGQDLFGKYSSGQGNLSADRKEIVKNKIRAKRK; from the coding sequence ATGATCACATTGAGACTGGACCCAAAGCTGGAAAAAGCCATTAACAATACCGCAAGAAATTTAGGCATGACAAAGTCAGAATTGATACGCAAAAGTATTGATGAGTATCTCGGGAAGCTTGCAAAACCCAATGCATGGAATGCCGGCCAAGACTTATTCGGGAAATATTCAAGTGGTCAGGGCAATTTGTCCGCCGACAGAAAGGAGATAGTGAAAAATAAAATCAGGGCCAAAAGGAAATGA
- a CDS encoding conserved hypothetical protein (Evidence 4 : Unknown function but conserved in other organisms): MKLAVSGKGGVGKTTFSALLIRTLNEQGKRVLAIDADPDANLAAAVGIPDADKLVPIAEMKDLIFERTGAQPGTIGGFFKLNPKVDDLPEALSARLENIKLMRLGGIKKGGSGCICPESVLLKALVTHIVLGRDEAAVLDMEAGIEHLGRATAGAVDKLIVVVEPGRRSIDTAMNIRRLAGEIGLEKIYMVGNKIRGKKDREFLTSHLKDFEFLGFMPYDEALIESDLSGKSPYESDSAAKEEVKKALLKL, from the coding sequence ATGAAACTGGCTGTCAGCGGCAAAGGAGGAGTGGGGAAAACCACATTTTCCGCTCTTTTGATCCGAACATTGAATGAGCAGGGAAAACGGGTGCTGGCCATCGACGCCGACCCCGACGCGAACCTGGCGGCGGCCGTGGGGATACCCGACGCCGACAAACTGGTTCCCATCGCCGAGATGAAAGACCTGATTTTTGAAAGAACCGGCGCCCAGCCCGGAACCATAGGGGGTTTTTTTAAATTGAACCCCAAGGTGGACGATTTGCCTGAAGCCCTTTCCGCCAGGCTGGAAAATATCAAGCTCATGCGCCTGGGAGGCATCAAAAAAGGCGGATCAGGATGCATCTGTCCGGAAAGCGTTTTGCTCAAGGCCCTTGTGACCCATATTGTCCTGGGCCGGGACGAGGCGGCGGTGCTGGACATGGAAGCGGGCATCGAGCACCTGGGCCGGGCCACGGCCGGGGCCGTGGACAAGCTCATCGTGGTGGTGGAGCCCGGCCGCCGGAGCATTGACACCGCCATGAACATACGGAGACTGGCCGGCGAAATCGGGCTGGAAAAGATTTACATGGTGGGCAATAAAATTCGGGGGAAAAAAGACCGGGAGTTTTTGACCTCTCATTTGAAGGATTTTGAATTTTTGGGATTCATGCCCTATGACGAGGCCCTCATCGAATCGGACCTTTCCGGGAAATCCCCCTACGAATCGGACTCGGCGGCGAAAGAAGAAGTTAAAAAAGCGCTGCTCAAGCTCTGA
- a CDS encoding conserved hypothetical protein (Evidence 4 : Unknown function but conserved in other organisms), producing MKYPTIKSVKTVEKNTLIVHFSNNEKRKYDVTPLLNKKMFSALKNSAFFKNVRIDTGGYALIWNEDIDISEYEIWRNGTPI from the coding sequence ATGAAATATCCGACAATAAAATCAGTTAAAACAGTTGAAAAAAATACACTTATTGTACATTTTTCAAACAATGAGAAAAGGAAATATGATGTGACTCCTCTACTAAACAAAAAAATGTTCTCCGCACTTAAAAATTCTGCGTTTTTCAAGAATGTACGAATAGATACGGGTGGCTATGCGCTAATATGGAACGAAGATATTGATATAAGTGAATATGAAATATGGCGCAATGGCACACCGATATAA
- the selB gene encoding Selenocysteine-specific elongation factor, giving the protein MKRIILGTAGHIDHGKTSLVKAATGINTDRLKEEQKRGITIELGFAHVTLPSGQILSVVDVPGHEKFVKNMVAGSTGIDIVAMVIAADEGVMPQTREHMEICSLLGIQKGLVALTKTDLADPEWMELVVEDIRAFARGTFLEDAPVVPVSSVKQEGIGDFLKALDDLCADIRPRSSAGPFRLPVDRVFTMKGFGAVVTGTLISGQVRVGDPVTLYPSGVNSKVRGIQARNRSVESAEAGMRTAVNFQGLKKSAINRGETLSSPGALVNSHMVDVALEYLSANRKPLKNRALVRFHAGTREVMGRVILLDREELAPGEKTAAQLRLESPVALVKDDRFVIRSYSPARTVGGGSVLNPAASKHKRFKPGLTQSIEALSQKEPGEIAAHHAEMSGNSGVSFDELKVMTNLTEKPLSKILSGLMSENVLALSDREKRVYVHAKTLESLENKIRRHLSRYHEQNPLKPGPAREELKTRFPGAHGKLVHMAVNRLEKRGELVSEEETVRLSEHQILLGTDQKALRKDILSAYDTSGLTPPYFKDLCEKLEVDRAMAADVLMLLIDEGLIVKIKEDLYFHHEPFDRFKEKLIDFLSSREEISTPEIKELAGVSRKYLIPLIEYLDSKNVTIRVGDTRRLRNPPKTS; this is encoded by the coding sequence TTGAAGCGGATCATACTGGGCACGGCCGGGCATATTGATCATGGAAAAACCAGCCTCGTGAAAGCCGCCACCGGGATCAACACCGACCGGTTGAAGGAGGAGCAAAAGCGGGGGATCACCATTGAGCTGGGGTTCGCCCACGTCACGCTTCCCAGCGGTCAGATTTTAAGCGTGGTGGATGTGCCGGGGCATGAGAAATTCGTCAAAAACATGGTGGCCGGATCCACCGGCATCGATATCGTGGCCATGGTCATCGCCGCGGATGAGGGCGTGATGCCCCAGACCCGGGAGCACATGGAGATCTGCTCCCTTCTGGGCATCCAAAAAGGCCTGGTGGCGCTGACCAAGACGGATCTCGCGGACCCGGAGTGGATGGAGCTGGTCGTGGAGGACATCCGCGCCTTCGCCCGGGGGACCTTTCTGGAAGACGCGCCGGTGGTTCCCGTGTCTTCAGTCAAACAGGAGGGAATCGGGGATTTTTTAAAGGCCCTGGACGATCTTTGCGCGGACATCCGTCCCAGGTCTTCGGCCGGGCCGTTTCGCCTTCCCGTGGACCGGGTGTTCACCATGAAGGGGTTCGGCGCCGTGGTCACCGGGACCCTGATCTCGGGCCAGGTCCGCGTGGGGGACCCTGTGACGCTGTATCCTTCGGGCGTCAACTCCAAGGTCCGGGGCATCCAGGCCCGGAACCGGAGCGTGGAGAGCGCCGAGGCCGGCATGAGAACGGCCGTCAATTTCCAGGGGCTGAAAAAATCCGCCATCAACCGGGGGGAGACCCTGTCCTCGCCGGGCGCTCTGGTCAACAGCCACATGGTGGACGTGGCGCTGGAGTATCTTTCCGCCAACCGAAAACCCCTGAAAAACCGGGCCCTGGTTCGGTTCCACGCCGGGACGAGAGAGGTCATGGGCCGCGTGATTCTTCTGGACAGAGAAGAGCTGGCGCCCGGGGAAAAAACAGCGGCGCAGCTGCGCTTGGAGTCCCCCGTGGCCCTGGTCAAGGACGACCGGTTTGTCATCCGGAGCTATTCCCCGGCCCGAACCGTGGGGGGCGGGAGCGTCCTGAACCCGGCGGCCTCCAAGCACAAGCGTTTCAAGCCCGGGCTGACCCAAAGCATCGAGGCCCTGTCCCAAAAGGAGCCGGGTGAGATCGCGGCCCACCACGCCGAAATGTCGGGGAACAGCGGGGTGTCCTTTGATGAGCTGAAGGTCATGACCAACCTCACCGAAAAGCCCCTTTCTAAAATTCTTTCAGGCCTGATGTCTGAAAACGTCCTGGCCCTGTCCGACCGGGAAAAACGGGTGTATGTCCACGCCAAAACCCTGGAGAGCCTTGAAAACAAAATCCGGCGCCACCTAAGCCGCTACCACGAGCAAAATCCCTTAAAGCCGGGCCCGGCCCGGGAGGAGCTGAAAACCCGTTTTCCCGGCGCCCATGGAAAGCTGGTTCACATGGCCGTCAACCGGCTGGAAAAACGCGGGGAGCTGGTTTCCGAAGAGGAGACGGTCCGGCTGTCCGAACATCAGATTCTTTTGGGGACGGACCAGAAGGCTTTGCGAAAAGACATCCTGAGCGCCTATGACACAAGCGGGCTCACCCCGCCTTATTTCAAGGATTTATGCGAAAAACTGGAAGTGGACCGGGCCATGGCCGCCGATGTGCTCATGCTGCTCATCGACGAGGGTCTTATCGTCAAAATCAAAGAGGACCTTTATTTCCACCACGAGCCCTTTGACCGGTTTAAGGAAAAACTCATCGACTTTCTTTCGTCCCGCGAGGAGATCTCCACGCCTGAAATCAAAGAGCTGGCCGGCGTGTCGCGAAAATACCTGATCCCTCTGATCGAATATTTAGACTCCAAAAACGTGACCATCCGGGTGGGGGACACCCGCAGGCTGAGGAATCCGCCAAAAACATCCTGA
- a CDS encoding conserved hypothetical protein (Evidence 4 : Unknown function but conserved in other organisms): protein MKIEKVVIPAGIENKIESKHNVRVNEIRQALINEPRIRFAEKGNVKGNDVYVAFGRTFGGRYLSVFFVYKPENKTGIVISARDMTKKERKAYGKK, encoded by the coding sequence ATGAAAATTGAAAAAGTTGTGATACCTGCTGGAATTGAGAACAAAATCGAAAGCAAACATAATGTCAGAGTTAACGAAATTCGGCAAGCATTGATTAATGAACCGCGAATAAGATTTGCGGAAAAGGGCAATGTCAAAGGCAATGATGTTTATGTCGCTTTCGGGCGGACTTTTGGCGGAAGATATCTTTCAGTCTTTTTCGTTTATAAGCCGGAGAATAAAACAGGCATCGTTATCAGCGCCCGCGATATGACTAAAAAAGAGAGAAAGGCATATGGAAAAAAATAA
- a CDS encoding exported hypothetical protein (Evidence 5 : Unknown function): MKRLWSFIHKILLLIFVGTLAGCATTAHVSIDRASTENATFIISNGNDPIGVAPVISEEISKRGYQVQILNPRQNTSNQESATVAAFGSGFFISEDGILISNAHVVKGANTIIVRTVDDNKFMAKILISDEKNDIAILQPLESLTVDKWLTLSQYRKGANLGEKIRIIGYPLSNLLGKHPRVTEGIISAEVGLLDDPTRFQVSASIQPGNSGGPVLNEDYQVVGIASEKLSDLYAVRKTGSIPQNVNFGVKADYARMLFNSSIEKSIANNVSKVQSLKDAVASTVLVAVNVEDIPENATISKPKRNILITYSYNYSWDVFHYTLSRFNMQWVDENSGEVIANGNFSGASFLSYVGIVQGVIKEVFDKAGM; this comes from the coding sequence ATGAAACGATTATGGTCCTTTATCCATAAGATTTTACTATTAATTTTTGTCGGTACACTTGCAGGATGCGCCACCACTGCTCATGTTTCTATTGACCGTGCTTCGACAGAGAACGCTACTTTTATTATATCGAACGGAAATGACCCCATAGGTGTTGCGCCGGTAATATCAGAGGAAATATCCAAACGAGGATATCAAGTTCAAATTCTTAATCCTCGCCAAAATACATCGAACCAAGAGTCAGCGACTGTTGCCGCATTCGGTAGTGGTTTTTTTATTTCTGAGGATGGAATTCTGATTTCTAATGCCCATGTAGTGAAAGGGGCAAATACTATAATTGTAAGAACTGTTGATGATAATAAATTCATGGCTAAAATCTTAATTTCCGATGAGAAAAATGACATTGCCATTTTACAACCGCTCGAATCGCTTACAGTGGATAAGTGGCTGACTCTATCGCAGTATAGAAAAGGCGCAAATCTTGGTGAGAAGATTAGGATTATTGGATACCCCCTATCAAACCTTTTAGGAAAACATCCGCGAGTTACTGAGGGAATAATCTCAGCCGAAGTAGGCCTGCTTGACGATCCCACACGATTTCAAGTCTCTGCCTCAATTCAACCCGGAAATAGTGGCGGCCCCGTTCTTAATGAAGACTATCAGGTGGTAGGAATTGCTTCCGAGAAACTCTCTGATCTATATGCTGTAAGAAAAACCGGTTCAATTCCGCAGAATGTTAACTTTGGAGTGAAAGCAGATTATGCAAGGATGCTATTTAACAGCAGCATTGAAAAATCTATAGCCAATAATGTTTCCAAGGTCCAATCTTTGAAGGATGCTGTTGCTTCAACGGTTTTAGTAGCAGTAAATGTAGAAGACATTCCAGAAAACGCCACAATATCAAAACCGAAAAGGAATATTTTGATAACGTACAGTTACAACTATAGTTGGGATGTGTTTCATTACACACTATCTAGATTTAACATGCAATGGGTTGATGAGAACAGTGGTGAAGTCATAGCCAATGGAAATTTTTCGGGTGCATCGTTCCTGAGTTATGTGGGTATCGTACAAGGTGTTATAAAAGAAGTCTTCGATAAAGCCGGAATGTAA
- a CDS encoding Tyrosine recombinase XerC family protein (fragment), producing the protein MRHSFATHLLEAGADLIELKKILGHVSILTTSRYTHLTSKTSKNASQTINALINGFDIKWGGVK; encoded by the coding sequence TTGCGCCACAGCTTTGCCACCCATTTGCTCGAAGCGGGCGCCGATCTCATTGAACTCAAAAAAATCCTTGGCCATGTCAGCATACTGACAACCTCCCGATACACGCATCTGACTTCCAAAACCAGCAAAAACGCCTCTCAGACCATCAATGCGCTGATAAATGGATTTGACATAAAATGGGGAGGTGTAAAATGA
- a CDS encoding transposase, with product MIPLSSIISEFKDRFYAKYKSIIMPGHKKALQAMEQCRKEHGPHILARCADHNCGCQTYIPHSCGHRNCPHCQNHESHQWIDNQLGKLLPAQYYLITFTLPSQLRDLARKNQKKIYSLMFSCVRDVLKTFTQNDKKLQGSAGFTAMLHTHSRRLDYHPHMHVVMPGASINAKTRLWRVKSSDYLFSHKALAKVFRAKFLEAIVAEKLRAPKNCPKQWVVDCKNVGKGDKALIYLGKYLYRGVIQEKDILKCENGMVTFRYLHSKKKRRQIKTVTGEYFLFLLMLHVLPKGFRRVRSYGFLHPCSKKLISILRLILRVNPFMILKQTKERPSIACPVCGAKMKIILTMISKPPRRQKACT from the coding sequence ATGATTCCGCTCTCCTCAATTATCAGCGAATTTAAAGACCGATTTTATGCCAAATACAAATCAATCATCATGCCGGGACATAAAAAAGCCCTGCAAGCCATGGAACAGTGCAGAAAAGAACATGGCCCCCACATACTGGCCCGATGCGCCGATCATAATTGCGGATGCCAAACGTATATTCCACATTCCTGCGGTCACAGAAATTGTCCTCATTGCCAAAACCATGAAAGCCATCAATGGATTGACAATCAGTTGGGCAAGCTTCTTCCGGCCCAATACTACCTGATCACCTTTACCTTGCCCAGCCAGCTTCGGGATCTTGCCCGGAAAAACCAGAAAAAAATCTATTCCCTGATGTTTTCCTGTGTTCGGGATGTCCTTAAAACATTTACCCAAAACGACAAAAAGCTCCAGGGCTCGGCAGGGTTTACAGCAATGCTGCATACCCATTCAAGACGGCTTGATTATCATCCACATATGCATGTGGTCATGCCCGGCGCAAGCATCAACGCAAAAACCAGATTGTGGCGGGTAAAATCTTCCGACTATCTCTTCAGTCATAAGGCCCTGGCAAAAGTTTTCAGAGCAAAATTTCTGGAAGCAATCGTCGCCGAAAAATTGCGCGCGCCGAAAAACTGCCCCAAACAATGGGTTGTTGACTGCAAAAATGTCGGCAAGGGCGATAAGGCATTAATCTATCTCGGCAAATATCTCTACCGAGGCGTTATCCAGGAAAAGGATATCCTAAAATGCGAAAACGGCATGGTCACCTTCAGGTATCTTCATTCCAAAAAAAAGCGGCGCCAGATCAAAACGGTCACGGGCGAATATTTTCTTTTCCTGTTGATGCTCCATGTGCTGCCAAAAGGGTTTCGCAGAGTCAGGAGTTACGGTTTTCTACATCCATGCAGTAAAAAACTCATCAGCATATTGCGGTTGATTCTACGCGTCAACCCCTTCATGATTCTTAAACAAACGAAAGAGCGGCCGAGCATCGCCTGCCCGGTATGTGGCGCAAAAATGAAAATCATCCTGACGATGATATCGAAACCACCGAGGAGACAAAAGGCCTGTACATAA
- a CDS encoding conserved hypothetical protein (Evidence 4 : Unknown function but conserved in other organisms): MNKLIFEWDDAKNKINLKKHGISFEEAQTVFFDDNAIEFDDPDHSLDEERYLLLGFSQSLKILVVCHCYRDRESVIRIISARKATQKEQKAYYR; the protein is encoded by the coding sequence ATGAATAAATTGATTTTTGAATGGGATGATGCAAAGAATAAAATCAATCTAAAGAAACATGGGATCTCTTTTGAAGAGGCCCAGACAGTATTCTTTGATGATAATGCTATTGAATTTGATGACCCTGATCATTCCCTTGATGAAGAAAGATATTTGCTTTTAGGCTTTAGCCAAAGCCTGAAAATTCTAGTTGTATGTCATTGTTATCGGGATAGAGAATCGGTAATTCGAATTATTTCAGCCAGAAAGGCAACCCAAAAAGAACAAAAAGCGTACTATAGGTGA
- a CDS encoding conserved hypothetical protein (Evidence 4 : Unknown function but conserved in other organisms), with amino-acid sequence MSNRIMKIADQFKALPQSERNEFLSWLFDFETSQSDEWDKKIAHDSQPGGRLENVLSRVRKDIAEGRTKPLDEVLNNT; translated from the coding sequence ATGTCTAACAGGATTATGAAAATAGCTGATCAGTTTAAGGCCCTTCCTCAGAGCGAGCGGAATGAGTTTTTGTCATGGCTTTTTGATTTCGAAACGAGCCAATCTGATGAGTGGGACAAAAAAATTGCTCACGATTCTCAACCTGGGGGACGTCTTGAGAATGTTCTTAGCCGTGTCCGTAAGGATATCGCTGAGGGAAGGACCAAACCTCTTGATGAAGTCCTCAACAACACCTGA
- a CDS encoding conserved hypothetical protein (Evidence 4 : Unknown function but conserved in other organisms): MPRTARMLNKGEKTVYHVISRTALDGFPFQDVEKEALVKIIKKFSRIYFADVLGFCVMGNHFHLLAKMRPGHDFTDEQIRERFLNFYGNEREFGEGDIERFREKWSNLSEFMKEIKQTFSRFYNKLHNRRGTLWAERFKSVIVEDGNTLINCLAYIDLNPVRAGIVDRPEAYRWSSLGHHIQAGNEGGFLSTDFGLVEFNVMNEAERVRRYRRYVYESGALSPSGKEFAGTIDPGVVEKERNAGFRLTRTRRFAYRTRYFTDSGIIGSKAFVMTHYQRFKDRFESKREKKPKSIQGLEGIYSLKRLSESV, from the coding sequence ATGCCAAGAACAGCCAGAATGCTCAACAAAGGCGAAAAAACCGTCTATCATGTCATTTCCCGAACCGCCCTGGACGGTTTCCCCTTTCAGGACGTGGAAAAAGAGGCCCTGGTCAAAATCATCAAAAAATTCAGTCGCATCTATTTTGCCGATGTCCTGGGCTTTTGCGTCATGGGCAACCATTTCCACCTGCTGGCAAAGATGCGCCCAGGCCATGATTTTACGGACGAACAAATCCGGGAACGGTTTTTGAATTTTTACGGAAACGAACGGGAATTCGGGGAAGGCGACATTGAGCGTTTTCGGGAAAAATGGTCCAATCTCTCGGAATTTATGAAAGAAATCAAGCAGACCTTCTCACGGTTTTACAACAAACTCCATAATCGCAGGGGAACGCTGTGGGCCGAGCGCTTTAAAAGCGTGATCGTGGAAGACGGGAACACACTCATCAACTGCCTGGCCTATATTGATTTAAATCCTGTCCGGGCCGGGATCGTGGATCGCCCGGAGGCGTATCGCTGGAGTTCCCTGGGACATCACATTCAGGCCGGAAATGAGGGCGGTTTTTTGTCCACGGACTTCGGCCTGGTGGAATTCAACGTGATGAACGAGGCCGAAAGAGTCAGGCGATACCGGCGATATGTGTATGAGTCCGGCGCGTTGAGCCCATCAGGCAAAGAGTTTGCGGGAACCATTGATCCCGGCGTTGTGGAAAAGGAACGAAACGCCGGATTCCGCCTGACCCGGACCCGAAGATTCGCGTACAGAACCCGCTACTTCACCGATTCGGGAATCATCGGCTCCAAAGCGTTTGTCATGACGCATTACCAGAGGTTTAAAGACCGTTTTGAGTCCAAACGCGAAAAGAAACCCAAATCCATCCAAGGACTTGAGGGAATCTATTCTCTGAAACGACTGTCTGAATCCGTATAG
- a CDS encoding hypothetical protein (Evidence 5 : Unknown function), producing MDRVLLTYRPYINADIAERIEDIKNHLIIQNFLDAEFLVERWQMDGNELSLGEFLELGNLLPDFANKAQKLSDQLRKMYDPQIIDPLRASEITKYWSKAEEHLRKDP from the coding sequence TTGGATAGAGTTCTTCTAACGTATCGTCCATACATAAATGCTGATATTGCTGAACGCATTGAAGATATAAAGAATCATTTAATAATCCAAAATTTTCTTGACGCAGAGTTTCTTGTTGAAAGGTGGCAAATGGATGGAAACGAACTCAGTTTGGGAGAGTTTCTTGAGTTAGGTAACCTACTACCTGATTTCGCTAATAAGGCTCAAAAGCTTAGTGATCAGTTGCGAAAAATGTATGATCCACAAATCATTGATCCTCTACGGGCCAGCGAAATAACTAAATATTGGTCTAAAGCAGAAGAACATTTAAGAAAAGATCCCTAA
- a CDS encoding Methyltransferase type 11 (fragment) produces MEENYHISFPENETLPRDKEYFFVESGGKKEKIRFQDYNRIYAVPGLYDALFRLLEYKTPDTICGLLGKTLENLSLNPFELCVFEPGAGAGIIGEHLRNMGIIRLNGLDILESAREAAQRDKPGFYEAYYVADLTELPDEIDSELKKKTYQLRGYRVGERGEPYSGGGA; encoded by the coding sequence ATGGAGGAAAACTATCATATCTCGTTTCCGGAAAATGAAACATTGCCCCGGGACAAGGAATACTTTTTCGTCGAATCTGGAGGGAAAAAAGAAAAAATCCGGTTCCAGGATTACAACCGGATTTATGCCGTCCCCGGGCTTTATGACGCGCTTTTTCGCCTGCTGGAATATAAAACACCGGACACCATCTGCGGGCTTTTGGGCAAAACCCTTGAAAACCTTTCCCTCAACCCCTTTGAGCTATGCGTTTTCGAGCCGGGAGCCGGGGCCGGAATCATCGGGGAACATCTCCGGAATATGGGAATCATCCGGCTCAACGGGCTGGATATCCTGGAGTCGGCCCGAGAAGCCGCCCAGAGGGACAAACCCGGATTCTATGAGGCGTATTACGTGGCCGATCTCACCGAGCTTCCGGATGAGATTGATTCGGAACTTAAAAAAAAAACATATCAACTGCGTGGTTACCGCGTCGGCGAACGGGGGGAGCCATATTCCGGAGGCGGGGCTTGA
- a CDS encoding hypothetical protein (Evidence 5 : Unknown function) yields MKESYGEGLANHISLESCGNCSNAMAEALTEGSAGGPLSSEITSFRAPTT; encoded by the coding sequence ATGAAAGAGTCTTATGGTGAAGGTTTAGCAAACCACATCAGCCTCGAGTCATGCGGCAATTGCAGTAATGCAATGGCTGAAGCGTTGACAGAGGGAAGCGCAGGCGGGCCATTGAGCTCCGAAATCACTAGTTTTCGGGCGCCGACCACGTAG
- a CDS encoding hypothetical protein (Evidence 5 : Unknown function), producing the protein MNINVPADPQFNKLYQKHLKCLRLKWISAKDY; encoded by the coding sequence ATGAACATCAACGTGCCGGCTGATCCGCAATTCAACAAGCTTTATCAAAAACATCTGAAGTGTCTGAGACTCAAATGGATTTCAGCCAAAGACTATTGA